The proteins below come from a single Cervus elaphus chromosome 4, mCerEla1.1, whole genome shotgun sequence genomic window:
- the LOC122690142 gene encoding clathrin light chain A-like codes for MAELDPFGVPAGGPALGNGVAGEEDPAAAFLAQQESEIAGIENDEAFAILDGGAPGPQPYGEPQGVPDAVDGAMNGDYCQESNGRTDSYAAISQVDRLQSEPESIRKWREEQTERLEALDANSRKQEAEWKEKAIKELDEWYARQGEQLQKTKANNRAAEEAFVNDIEESSPGTEWERVARLCDSNPKSSKQAKDVSGMRSDLISLKQAPLVH; via the coding sequence ATGGCTGAGTTAGATCCGTTCGGCGTCCCCGCTGGCGGTCCCGCCCTGGGGAACGGAGTGGCCGGCGAAGAGGACCCTGCTGCGGCCTTCTTAGCGCAGCAGGAGAGCGAGATTGCGGGCATCGAGAACGACGAGGCCTTCGCCATCCTGGACGGCGGCGCCCCCGGACCCCAGCCTTACGGCGAGCCGCAGGGGGTTCCAGATGCTGTTGATGGCGCGATGAATGGAGACTACTGTCAGGAGAGTAATGGGAGGACAGACAGTTATGCAGCTATTTCACAAGTGGATCGATTGCAGTCAGAGCCTGAAAGTATCCGTAAATGGAGAGAAGAGCAAACCGAACGCTTGGAAGCCCTTGATGCCAATTCTCGGAAGCAGGAAGCTGAGtggaaagaaaaagcaataaaggaGCTGGACGAGTGGTATGCAAGGCAGGGCGAGCAGCTCCAGAAGACAAAAGCCAACAACAGGGCAGCAGAAGAAGCCTTTGTAAATGACATTGAGGAGTCGTCCCCAGGCACTGAGTGGGAACGGGTGGCCCGGCTGTGTGACTCTAACCCCAAGTCCAGCAAGCAGGCCAAAGATGTCTCCGGCATGCGTTCTGACCTCATCTCCCTCAAGCAGGCCCCCTTGGTGCACTGA